A window of Nicotiana sylvestris chromosome 8, ASM39365v2, whole genome shotgun sequence genomic DNA:
CAAAGATTCATAAGTAAAGCATTTTCTAAATTACGTAGAGCTTAGAGACTTCAGAGCAGCAACATGCCTTAGAAACTACACGCCaataatatatacaaaaaatgaCTTATTGTGATCAAACATTCTATAAGAGGCAACAGAAAAGTCAACAGCCAATAAGCTCTAGTACTTTACAGTGCTATAAACCTAGCTTCCAGTATGCAAATTCTTGGATTTCAAGAAGAAATAACAAATATGTCCCAAGTAATCAAATGTAGCATTCTCTTCCCTTTTTAGCCTAACCCTTATAAGTCATAACATTATTTGAAGCAGTAACTTATAATCAAATCCTATGCAAAGAATCAAACTAATTCCCCTCCACACCCAAATACCCCGTGCAGAAGGGTAATGTAGAAGCAGGTGTCACTGTGCTAGGTACACATTGAGAAACTATGGAGAGTCTTCATGTTAGTCACTTAACAAATGTAATCAAGTAGAGGTTTTGACATTGAATGTGACCTTCCAGACTAAGAGATACACAAAAAACTTGCAATAAAGGCTGCAGCTTTACAACATAACATTACAATATCTGTAATAATTCACTAACCCTCATAAGTCACAACATTATTTGAAGCAGTAACTTATAATCAAATCATATGCAGAGAATCAAACTAATTTCCCTCCACACCCAAATACCCCATGCAGAAGGGTAATGTAGAAGCAGGTGTTACTGTGCTAGGTACACATTGAGAAACTATGGAGAGCCTTCATGTTAGTCACTTAACAAATGTAATCAAGTAGAAGTTTTGACATTAAATGTGACCTTACAGACTAAGAGATATACAAAAAAACCTACACTAAAGGCTGCAGCTTTACAACAAAATATTACAATATGTGTAATAATTCACTAACAACATTATTGTGAGAAGACTATAGAGGTGCTTGCTATACTACCTGTTACCTACATTATGGGAAGTCCAAGAAGTTATTACGATTAGTTATTGCAAAATACTACGGATGGTGTCATTAACAAAAAACCAATATTTAAAATTAGGAGTGGAAGTGCTGAACCATTTTCCATGAGATCTGGAACATGTAATTAGGGCAAGGAACACTAAAATCTCCAACAGTTTTGCTTCCTATAGAGTTTTATCTAGAGAATAAGAAACATGCTCCTTGACTAGCACCTTAGATTtttccttctattgattatttAAAATTGGATCATTAGAAATTTGCCAAAAGGGGAATGTGCCTCTGGAAAATGTAATTGGATTTGTACTTGTAGGCAAGACTGGGATAAGGTTAGATTGGATGGGAGACTGAAGATAGCCCTTGGAGCAGCCCGAAGTTCGCAGTATCTTCATGACCTTGTTAATCCTCATATCATACACAAAGACATCAAGTCCAACAACATCTTGCTGGATGAACGCCTAAACGCAAAAGTTGCTGATTTTGGTTTGTCCAAGCTTCTAAGTGACTCTGAAAGGGCTCACATTACCACTCAGCTCAAAGGAACAATAGTGAGTAAAGATTCTCTTCATGCCTGCCCAAACTTGTTTTATTTGGAATATTGTATTCTTATATCCTAGCATTTTCTGATGTCCACAAGTTTAGAAATTGTATTGTCTCGATAATTTCTAGTACAGTAGGAACCATTTGGGAATTTTTAATGGAGAAACATCTGCACTTAGGGGCATCATACCTTTGTGTCAATAAGACATAAGGGGCATCATACCATTGTGTCAATAAAATGCAGCTTAACTCTCACACCAGAAGAATTATTCAACAAGAACAACTACTGCCAGGTGCTGAATGATCAGCTATGACATGGGATTTTGGTGTTCGAAAATGGGATCGATGAGTACATTCTAGACTAAAATCTCAGTGCAATTCATTATCCCCATATACCAGGAAGGCTACCGAACAAAGTTGGTCTCAGAATTTTGCTCGAACTCATAAGAGATCTGCAGTAAACTATGCAAACTCACTCATGCGCACAATTGCTGGTATAAAGATGTCATATTTTACAGAGCAGCTGCAATGGATCACAAGGTGCTACAGCTGGTACAATGCATTTGCATTAATCATATACAACACAAAGGATATAATGAACGTGGCTTCTTCAGCTCATCACCACAAATCAGGATAATGCAAGATGCAAAAATTGCTTACTCACAAACTCAAGGAAAATGCAGATACAGGTTTGGACATTAATTTGGAAGATTCCCCGGATTCATTATGTTCAAAGTTGGGGCAACAATGGTGATACAAAAAGATCTATTTgaggtttttctaaaattctaACTAACATCTTAGTTAGATAACACTTCATAGTCACAGAATACAATGTCTAAGTTAGACCTAGAGATTCAAGAAGTGATCCTGACAAGGGATGCAGTGAAACTAATTGAATATAAAATGCAACAGATCATTTGTGGAATTAGCATTGATTAGAACTACTTTAACAAAAATTTCCAGCCACCATCAGCATATCTAATATAGACCATAAATAGAGTTGGAACGGTAACAAAAATTTCAAGTACTTTCAATTAAAATATTGCTTTATAGTGCTTTAGATTCTTACCGTAACAGCTCGCCACATGTGTTCCAGCTTATCTTCTCTGATGTCCTTCCATGAATGTACTTGCAATGGACATATATTACGATCACGAACTAATATACCCAAGTGTCTCGAAAATGAGGCTTGATGCTTCCCAACAACCCGATTGTGGTAAAAGTTGACTCTAAACTTTTCTCCAGATTTGAGTACCGCAACATCTTTATTCCTATTCTTTCCTCTCACCTTTTTTGGGTTCTCAGATTAACATAGATctgcaaattttaatttttatcatAAATTAAATTCCAATCttataacaaaaaaaatattaaacttGATACCTTGCATCATTTCATCTTCTTGAGCGAGAGAAACATCGTCTTTCATCGGATCGAAACTAGGAGGCATAAGATTATTACTATTATGTGCTAGCTTATTCTGCTCAGAAGCTGCTGAGTTGTGATTTTTACTTTCCCTAACAACATTTCTCTTTCCAACGATTCCTTTTACTGAGCCCACAAATCTAACGTTTTGCCCGCGTCCCCTTGCTAAACCACCAGGTTGATTGTAAGTGTCTCGTACATTCTTCGAAGTAGCTATAGTTTCTGCAGATTTTGATTAGAGTAAAGCATAAAATAACTTCTACTCTTATAACAAACAAAAAAGAATAATTAAAGCTTGAGACCCCGCATCATTTGAGCTTCTTGAGTGAATGGAATATCTTCTTCCATCATATCAAAACCAGGAGGCATAAGATTATTACTATTATGTGCTAGCTTATTCTGCTCACAAACTGCTGAGTTGTGATTTTTACTTTCCCCAACAAGATTTCTCTTTACAACGCTTCCTCCTTTTGACGAGCCCACAGATCTAACATTTTGCCCGCGTCCCCTTGCTAAAGCACTAGGTTGACTGCAAATGTCTCGTACATTCTTCGAAGTAGCTCCAACTTCTGCAGATTTTAATTTGAGTAAAGCATAAAATAACTTCCAGTCTTATAACAAACAAAAAAGATAATTAAAACTTGAGACCATGCATCATTTCAGCTTCTTGACTGAAGGGAATATCTTCTTCCATCATATCAAAACTAGGAGGCATAAGATTATTACTATTATGTGCTAGCTTATTCTGCTTAGAAGCCCCTGAGTTGTAATTTTTAATCTCTCCAAACAGATTTTTTGTGCCAACATTTACTTTTACAGAGCCCAAAGATCGAAAGCTTTGCCCTCGTCCCCTTGCTAAAGACGTAGGTTGAATGTATGCAAGATTTACATTCTTCAAAGCTCCTCCTGTTTCTGCAAATTTTGATTTATGTGAAACATTAAACCAATACTGGTTCaataagaaacaaaaaaaaattataacttAAGAGACCTTGCTTCGCTTCTGAGTCTTGATCAAGGGGAGCATCGTCTTCCATCGAAGCGAAACCAGAGGGAACAAGATTATTAGTATGTGCAAGCTTATTCTGCTCAAAAGCTGTTGAGTTGTGATTTTTACTTTCGCCAATAAGAGTTCTCTTTCCAATACTTGTTGTTATAGATCCCAAAGATCCAAAGTTGTGTCCTCTTCCCCTTGCTAAAGCACCAGGTTGAATATATGCATGATGTACATTCTTTGAAGTTGCTCCCATTTCAGACTTTGATGGATTCATGTCAacctaaaataaataaaagtatggAGTAACTGTTAGCTGAGAAGAAAAGTCAAAGCAAATAGTAGATCTCTTTTACATACACAGGCACCATTCAAAAATTCTATCTTGTTAAGTTTCCTGATATACCCAAAACAGACTACTATATGAACCTGAAGTCAAAACCCCAGTTATTATACAATCATAAATAGTATCACATATTGAAGTAAATATAAAAACTTTACCCAATATTTTCCTTTTACACGTGCATAACCATTAGCAGAAAACTAACCACATGCATTCAATATTCAATAAGCAGAGAATTTGAATAGTGCAACAAAACATTAGCAACATGTCAAAGTTACTCCATAGGCTATTCCAACTACAACAAGCTACTTTTAAGGTAGGTTTTTCACCATATTGCCTTCTAGCGATCTAACTGCATTGTTTTCTAAAACAGGATTGGAGTAGAAAGATTTTCATTTTCACCAAAAATCGACCAATCTCATTATATGGCCCAGATTAGCGAAAATTAGCAAAAATCATCAGTACTACATAGAATTAGAGCAAGTATCTAACTTTCGTGATTTACTCTCAAGCAgatgaaaattatgaaaaatctGACCCCAAAATTTTTTTTTAGACGGGATTAGAACATGCAACAAGAAAGCATCCTAATAAAATGCTGAAAATTTGAATAGTGCAACAACACATTTGTTATTACATGTAATTCCTCGAACACAATAATTGCAACACATTAATACCAACTTCAATACCCCTATTTGCTTATTTTCACTTTCTATTTTCCCTTGCAAGTCGATCGAAGGGACTACTTTACAATTGAATCCACTCAAAGCAGAAGACATATCACATCCAGTAGCCAAAATTTATGACAATAAAGCAAAAGGAGAAAACTCAATTGTCACTCACCAGAGAAGGCAAGAAAGGTGGAGCCTCAATGAGTGATGTCTTCTTGTGGAACACCTAGCAATTCTTAGCCTGATATTGGAAATCGTTTTGCtatgaataaataaaattaacaacACTAAATCTAATAGAAAAAGCTTACCGAGCTTCAGCCTATGAATTTTGACTGTCTATTTGTCATCTAGACCAGATAGAGGACTAGAGCTTCACCCAAATCTGTTGCTTTTTCTATATAAAAGAAATTGACATTCGAATGCTATCAGGTTTAggattttgtcacgaccccagttcgcccccatgaaccatcgtgatggcacctagtctctacgattaggtaagcctaatttgcggaagaagaaccaaaatttgcggaagtaaataatttaaaacagaagtAAAGCagtaatagtgtttaaatgtgtcgTTCGGAAAataccatgtttaactctcaataccaaacacAAATCCAAGACCTGGAAATCCATGAAACATAatctaagatcaatactacatagctcgaactccggaatgtctaataagaacaggaagGTACAAAACggctaaatactaaaagaaggaatagaaagggacttctcggtctgcggacgcggcagatgtaccttgaagtctctagagaggtcgcctccctcaaggatagtagacctgatcagcggtacctggatctgcacatgaaaaacatgcgaagaagaggcatgagtacaccacagcggtactcagtaagtgccaagcctaacctcgattgggtagtgacgaggaaggtcaaggccctactaagattaaataaatataaagatgacaggataagataagcagtacaattgaaaatctacagtaagaatatacacatgataataagagtacaataatggaAACAAAGATGAAGGgaaaccacaaggaagtaaccggggatctcacAGTATCAGGAGGAtatcttagtaccctcaatatatgccagggatctcttggtatcccgagaatctctcggtatcctcaatatatactagggatctcttggtatcccgaggatctctcaatatcctcaatatatgctagggatatcttggtatcccaaggatcttttggtatcctcaataaacgtgccagggatctcatggtatcccgcacctcagtccaaatcataaatacgtacagaggatctcctgggatgccgtctcgtagtcccaaattaaaaatacatagaagcaacacaagaatactcaattaaatgcaaaatttTGTACCAAATAAATAGTTAATTCTAGGCTAACATACTTCACACAATGCAAttaaggcaatttaagcaaataaacaattaaatcaactaaacatgcttttcttaACTACAACAGgttaaattcgcaagtagaataaagcaAGAAAAAGgtactcaattgaaatacttaaagtaaaatcgggttttcaacaattagttcacgtacgcactcgtcacctcacgtacaaggcatttcaattaccaaatatatcatatcctaaggggaaggtcccccacacaaggttaaacaagccacttacctcgaaccgactcaaaatcaacccaacaccacgtcttttccacgagtactcgactccaaatggcccaaatctattcatttcaattgtataatgtaaataacacttcaagtaactgattctacaattaaattctaagctaatacacaaaattatGTGAAATGAcaaaacgcccctcaggcccgtgtctcggaatcgggtaaaatttatagtttcaaaatcctcacactctcacgagtctaaccataccaaaattatccaaatttgatgtcaaatccccaactaaaactcaatttcttggcctaagaacttttccccaattttcatacaaattctgaaattaaaggatgaattcatgtttagattaatgggttataagaataaatgagttaagaatcgttacccaatcgatacctctgaaaatccctcaaaatctcgctcaaatccgagctcccaagcttaagttttgataaaaatggctaaaccctcgattttgaaatcttatatctgcccagaaaattccttcttcgcgaacgcggtaaaagcctcgcgttcgcgaagcataaaataactttgaccatttttccttcttcgcgaacgcgtccctcactccgcgaacgcgatgccttgcACAAACGAACTTTCGCGAACGCATTCctctcatcgcgaatgcgatgagtaAATTCTACTAGGCCAATTTTCCTCCTACGCGAAGCCCAATCGCGAATGCGGTTCACAAGTTTCCAGccattcgcgaacgcggagccttcctcgcgaacgcgaaggctaaaatttcACTAACCtccactgactcttcgcgaacgcgagggtccactcgcgaacgcgaagagtaaatatCTGCAACAGCTAAACCTACAATTTTGCAActttttaacaactaaaaatgATCCGTCGAGAttcgaaacacactcgaggcccccgggacctcaactaaatgcatcaacatatcctaaaactcAAACCTTTACCAATCTTGAAAACACCTCAAacgacatcaaatcaaccaaaacacatcagattcaagcctaagttttccaaaatcttccgaattacgcttttgatcaaaaacccaatcaaaccacctccgaatgacctgaaattttgcacacacatcccaaatgacatatagaactactgcaactctcgaaattccattttgaccctaggatcaaaatctcactatcgaatcggaaacttaAAATATTCAACttccggcatttcaagcctaaattagctacggacctccaaaacacactcCGAACATGCTTCTAacccccaaaatcacccaacgtaACTAACGGATCCATCgaatttccatttcg
This region includes:
- the LOC104221315 gene encoding uncharacterized protein, which gives rise to MTSSEDAVCYTSLARHTPTLVSTVRKRVRQFIEGLIPSIRSSMARELEMDISYQQVVIIAMRIKVDSVPIVRDFPDVFAADLLGMSPDRDIDFGIDLLPGTQPISIPPYCMAPAELKELKDQLQELLDKGFIRPSVLPRGASVLFVKKNDGSMHMCIDYSQLNKVHIVVCFGYIRKLNKIEFLNGACVDMNPSKSEMGATSKNVHHAYIQPGALARGRGHNFGSLGSITTSIGKRTLIGESKNHNSTAFEQNKLAHTNNLVPSGFASMEDDAPLDQDSEAKQETGGALKNVNLAYIQPTSLARGRGQSFRSLGSVKVNVGTKNLFGEIKNYNSGASKQNKLAHNSNNLMPPSFDMMEEDIPFSQEAEMMHEVGATSKNVRDICSQPSALARGRGQNVRSVGSSKGGSVVKRNLVGESKNHNSAVCEQNKLAHNKTIATSKNVRDTYNQPGGLARGRGQNVRFVGSVKGIVGKRNVVRESKNHNSAASEQNKLAHNSNNLMPPSFDPMKDDVSLAQEDEMMQDLC